In Aegilops tauschii subsp. strangulata cultivar AL8/78 chromosome 3, Aet v6.0, whole genome shotgun sequence, one genomic interval encodes:
- the LOC109736973 gene encoding AT-hook motif nuclear-localized protein 16-like, translating into MGMATAAAATTAAPDRLRQPCRPRPAAQISSSKNRAPKAPVVIAHECPSAMRAHVLEVPAGRDVLSCVAAFARRGRCGALVLGAAGHVADVVLREPALVLRGTTEILSLAGCFFPSPSASAAGVAVFLAGPRGSVLGGAVAEGGLVAAGPVVVMVATFVAAAIDRLPLVKGDGSSKADGSDVHGVAGQWRCGGQPLQQQCGWAPLRRKLGAKS; encoded by the coding sequence ATGGGCATGGCCACCGCAGCCGCCGCGACGACGGCCGCTCCGGACAGGCTCCGGCAGCCGTGCAGGCCGAGGCCGGCGGCGCAGATCTCCTCCTCCAAGAACCGCGCGCCCAAGGCGCCCGTGGTGATCGCGCACGAGTGCCCCAGCGCGATGCGCGCCCACGTCCTGGAGGTGCCCGCCGGGCGCGACGTCCTGTCGTGCGTCGCGGCGTTCGCGCGGCGGGGGCGCTGCGGCGCGCTGGTGCTGGGCGCCGCCGGGCACGTCGCGGACGTCGTGCTCAGGGAGCCGGCGCTGGTGCTCCGGGGCACGACGGAGATCCTGAGCCTGGCAGGGTGCTTCTTCCCGTCTCCCTCGGCGTCAGCGGCGGGCGTCGCGGTGTTCCTGGCCGGGCCGCGAGGCAGCGTGCTGGGCGGCGCCGTCGCGGAGGGAGGGCTCGTGGCCGCCGGTCcggtggtggtgatggtggccACGTTTGTCGCGGCTGCGATCGACCGGTTGCCTCTGGTGAAGGGGGACGGATCCTCCAAGGCGGACGGGAGCGACGTGCACGGCGTGGCCGGACAGTGGCGGTGCGGCGGCCAGCCGCTGCAGCAACAGTGCGGATGGGCGCCGCTGCGTCGGAAGCTGGGCGCGAAGAGCTGA
- the LOC109736972 gene encoding factor of DNA methylation 1: protein MDLDMDDYMDPYEEAEAEAAAEAAGVTGPGAASADEESDGEDDSEAESDYEEESYGLLKSGKHRVRNPDGTFRCPFCPGKKKQDYKLKDLLQHADGIGVSSKHRRHGRERAFHRAFARFVRAEPSFAQELSTIVGIPGATVTATANADATDKGKAVANGHTSGSSAVAVTEGPPQDGEEKFAWPWCGILAAGAGFNAENFADRVAMFSPEDIVPLVFDDTENSECFAIVRFSPGWGGFSDALALENQFSVNKLGKKEWEARSSCGGAVDGEENENGEVKVYGWVAREVDYTAGGLVGRYLRKHTDIKTIDEITKSQREPLGKIVAALATQLEAKNQDLQDLETKKNATEFSIARLEEDNRRLHEAYNEEMRKLHRKARDNALRIFQDNENLKLEIENNKREMILRAKQLEKLSVENANDRKKLAELSDEKQKAKDDKSELELASIEQQRNDQDILKLVEDQKREKEDALARMLELEKELHEKRELELEVTRLNGTLQVMKHLEGDDDGDIHDKMEKLSEKLEHERKRLEELSGELVRKERESNDELQEARKELIMGLEDILSGRTAIGIKRMGELDERPFQNACKRKYGNDDYETRAAELVSSWQEEIKKPAWHPYKFVKAEDGSDKEVVNDEDPRLKQLWIEYGDDVCNAVKTALSEVNEYNPSGRYVVSELWNFRKNRKATMKEVLRFIFQQMEVPGKRRRG from the exons ATGGATCTCGACATGGACGACTACATGGACCCCTACGAGgaggccgaggccgaggccgccgcgGAAGCCGCCGGCGTGACCGGCCCAGGCGCCGCATCCGCGGACGAGGAGTCGGACGGCGAGGACGACTCGGAGGCCGAGAGCGACTACGAGGAGGAGTCCTACGGCCTTCTCAAGTCCGGCAAGCACCGGGTGCGCAACCCGGACGGCACCTTCCGCTGCCCCTTCTGCCCCGGCAAGAAGAAGCAGGACTACAAGCTCAAGGACCTCCTCCAGCACGCCGACGGCATCGGCGTCTCCAGCAAGCACCGCCGCCACGGCCGGGAGCGTGCCTTCCACCGTGCCTTTGCCCGCTTTGTCCGCGCCGAGCCGTCCTTTGCGCAGGAGCTCTCCACTATCGTTGGGATTCCCGGTGCCACTGTAACTGCTACTGCTAATGCAGATGCCACTGACAAAGGAAAGGCCGTTGCCAATGGTCACACCAGTGGATCCAGTGCTGTGGCAGTGACTGAGGGACCACCACAGGATGGCGAAGAGAAGTTTGCTTGGCCATGGTGTGGAATTCTTGCAGCCGGTGCAGGGTTCAATGCTGAAAACTTTGCAGATAGAGTGGCCATGTTTAGTCCAGAAGACATCGTGCCTTTAGTTTTCGATGACACAGAAAACTCGGAATGCTTTGCAATTGTGCGGTTTAGTCCTGGCTGGGGTGGATTTAGTGACGCTCTCGCACTTGAGAACCAATTCAGTGTAAATAAGCTTGGGAAGAAGGAATGGGAGGCAAGGAGCAGTTGTGGAGGTGCTGTGGACGGCGAGGAGAACGAGAATGGTGAGGTTAAGGTTTATGGTTGGGTTGCCCGAGAGGTGGACTACACTGCTGGGGGTTTGGTGGGAAGATACTTAAGGAAGCACACTGACATTAAGACCATAGATGAGATTACCAAGAGTCAGAGGGAGCCATTGGGGAAGATTGTGGCAGCATTGGCAACTCAGCTCGAGGCAAAGAACCAAGACTTGCAGGATCTGGAGACAAAGAAGAATGCAACAGAATTCTCCATTGCAAGGCTTGAGGAGGACAATAGGAGGCTGCATGAGGCATATAATGAAG AAATGCGCAAGCTGCATCGCAAGGCTCGTGACAATGCTCTGAGGATTTTCCAGGACAATGAAAATTTGAAGCTTGAAATAGAAAATAACAAGAGAGAAATGATTTTGCGTGCTAAGCAGCTGGAGAAGTTGTCAGTTGAGAATGCCAATGACAGGAAAAAACTTGCAGAACTTTCTGATGAGAAGCAAAAG GCAAAAGACGATAAAAGTGAACTTGAGCTGGCAAGTATAGAGCAGCAGAGGAATGATCAAGATATTTTGAAGCTAGTCGAGGACCAGAAG AGGGAAAAGGAGGATGCCCTCGCAAGAATGCTTGAGCTGGAAAAGGAGCTGCATGAGAAACGAGAACTTGAGCTCGAAGTGACACGATTGAATGGCACACTCCAAGTGATGAAACATTTGGAAGGAGACGATGATGGGGATATTCATGACAAGATGGAGAAGCTTAGTGAAAAGCTAGAGCATGAAAGGAAACGCCTGGAAGAGCTGAGCGGAGAGCTGGTGAGGAAAGAGCGTGAAAGTAATGATGAGTTACAGGAGGCCCGAAAAGAATTGATAATG GGTTTGGAGGACATACTCAGCGGGCGGACAGCTATCGGTATCAAAAGGATGGGCGAACTTGATGAAAGACCTTTTCAGAATGCATGCAAGAGAAAATATGGAAATGATGATTATGAGACAAGGGCAGCAGAGCTGGTCTCGAGTTGGCAGGAGGAGATAAAGAAGCCAGCCTGGCATCCTTATAAGTTTGTTAAGGCTGAAGACGGAAGTGACAAG GAAGTTGTAAATGATGAGGACCCAAGACTGAAGCAATTGTGGATCGAATATGGTGACGATGTGTGCAATGCAGTGAAGACCGCTCTGAGCGAAGTAAACGAGTACAACCCGAGCGGAAGGTACGTGGTGTCAGAGCTGTGGAATTTCAGGAAAAACCGTAAGGCGACGATGAAAGAGGTGCTGAGGTTCATCTTCCAGCAGATGGAGGTGCCCGGCAAGCGCAGGAGGGGTTGA